A window of Triplophysa dalaica isolate WHDGS20190420 chromosome 12, ASM1584641v1, whole genome shotgun sequence genomic DNA:
CTATATGTAAAGTTGAAAAGTTTCGTTGAAAAGTTGaagtttttcattatttagtaGAAGTCAAACGCCttcttattaaatatatattttactagtatgtttagtgtttttaaGTCCTTTATCCGGGcaaaaataaatcagatttgATCAAACAATAGAAAAGAAGCCCTTTTTTTGCTGTAAAGTTGGtgtttaaaggcacagttcaccaaaaacaatcaaagtttaaccatttattcatttaaccaCATCATGTGTTTGTACATCTGTAtgcgagtctttcttcagtggaacacaacagaagatattttgagaaatgtctctgtggttttgttcacacaatagaagtcattggagttcagtgttgtttgatgatcgacattcttcaaaatatcttttgctgtgttcagcagaagaagtgaactcatacaggtttgacaccACATGAAAGTGATTGAATAAACGacgacagaattctcatttttggctGAGGTGTTGAAGGTTTCGATTGTGCTGAAAATGTTCTTCATTCTCATCACAGCATGTAACACTCTGACTTCCTGTGACAGCTGCCTCACCAATGTTTCAGTAAGACACGCCCTCCTTATCTACATTTTATTGGACATGATATGAAAACATAAGGAATTTGTATTGCTTTGGAATATAAATAACTCAATCAATATTGTTTCTGACAGTGTTTGTGGTGTCAGACCAACAACACCTGTACAGATTATCCGGTGTCTTATATAATCCCCCCGAGCTCCGTGTGTAAACTGTCTCAGGCCCGCTGGGGTGTTTGCTGGGGTAAGTACACTATCAGCAGCCACATCTCTCACTTCTTCATTATTTCCCTGCTCTTAATGTCAACATACACTGTTTTGATATCTGAATTCCCCAGTCAAAGTGTTTTTGAGGTCTAGGTGATGTGAGTAATATACACTTCACAGTGAAACTCACGTGAGAATGTTAAGCACtttcacatttataatgtggatGTGTTCTGGGCACCTGCACTCTCACTAGATCTTCAGTAGGGGCCAGtagtgacaaacacacaacgcGTGTGTGAGTGAGCAGGTActtgtgtgtgatgatgatgtgaatgaatgttttttgtgtgacaGTAAATTTTGAGGCGTTGATCATCGCTATGGCAGTGGTGAGCGGTGTGCTGCTGGTGGCCGTCACAGtctgctgctgttgctgctgtTGTTGCAGACGCCGCCGCTCCACAAGGTCAGatcactacactacactacactacactacactacactacacactacactacacactaCAATTTGTTCCTCAAGGGATATTTGTCTTGGACAAAATGCCACAGCGTCGCTCTGTacatacaattaaaacaaaactcaatagggttatacattaaaaaacaacaatgtataaatataaaatgatgatgaagattataaatatctttattgtcattgtacGAGTACAACGTGTGTAAAGTATaaagaacaaaacacagaaacgtGCTATTGTGCTGTAAGTGCATTGAAGGAGTgaggaatgcaacgctcaatatgaCCGCTCTAGCGAAGAGAAGATAAAGACTGAGGATTCTCTGGGGCTCTCGTGAGGCTCATGCCAGTCTGTGCGCAGTAGATGAGGCGACCttgaaaaagtgtttgtttttgcacaATTTAAGATTAGCAAACAAAGTCATGATACAATTCATGCTTAATTATCGATCAAAAATATGCTGATTTTTGTCAGCAATTTTAGACATATATGCCTTCCACCATTCAAGTAGTCaggactgtggacttgctatGACGTAAATAACTGCCTAGAGGCactgcaaacatggccgccgtgTGCCACGACTTTCCGTAAACAGACTTTGGTGaaattgtgtctttaaaaagcTGCTTTTGTCTGCTTTCACTTCCACTTGTTTAAAGATCTCAGACTTGTGACATGTCCTCATGCTTCAGGATTATTTTACACAACACATGTTTATATTCAGAAGTGATGAGATCTTTATGGATGTCAGTAAGGGGCTGATGTATATCAATCATGATTTCTGTTGGCATTAGTTGGATCTGTCCGTCACATGACTGTTACTTGCATTTATACTGTGTCTGTCTGCCTCTTATTCAAAAGCCTTCAGTGTAAACGTGTGAatctgtgtttgttgtgaatgTGTAGTGTCGTTCTTTACCTCTGTCAGTGTTCATCTAGCTGCTGTATTTAGATCCAACGCTCACTTTAAACCTTTCGTTTCATTTTTATCGGCATCAGTTTTGAGCTGTTTCTCTTACAATGAAGTTTTAATGTTGATGATGAAGCGAAGGGGAATTCAGCTGCAGGTTCTTCCGTGATTTACTTTCAGTTATTGTGAAGCTGCTTGTATACAATGACCTTTAGTCTGTGTAAAGTCAAAAAACAGTCTCTGTCAGATAATTCTCCTGTCTCTCACACCCccataaaagaaacaaacaaactccagaactaaatactttataatgctatttattcatatatatatatatatatatatatatagtgtttGAGAGTAATGAgaatgatgtgatgtgtgatgtcagGGTTGATCGGGATGAGGAGCAGTACGCCAGAAGACGAGAAGAGATCACACAGAGGGCTGATGACCGGTAAGATGAACTTCCTGATCTCTCTCCACTCATCTCTTAGTCAAACACTGTTAAACTCTGGGACGTTATCTATTTAAATCACATTATGACATATTCCTGAATCTCAGGGCTGTGTATAAGAAGTGCTGGACTCATGGGTTATGTGAGTGACTGTAGGATCTTTAACAAGCGACAGATGTTTCTCCCTCGCAGCCTTTGATTCTACAGATCATGTGATTCTAAAGCTTCGACTGATTTACGTGTTAAGTCTTTTGTGTTGATGTGAGGCGTCTGATACAGAGAACAGACCTGACACTCGGCCAGCTGCTTTATGGTCTATAGAGAGCTTCAGTAATGTATGGAGCCGCGCCGAGAGCTGTGCCGTATGTCACGCGCCCATAAAACACTGCTGCCCCACCGGGAGCCTGTGAAGGAATGATGGGATTAAAcaaagacacgcacacacaacacagtCAATCATGTGTCCATTCCAGCTCATGAGTTTGATTCTCTTTTGATGTGTCGGTACCGCagtaaagtgtttgtttatggACAGGAAGTATCTCACATGCAACTATTGTTAAACGTGTTTTAGTCCAGGCTTAAAGTCcaatgtttaatttcacattttcctGTTTTGATATTTACCCCAAACATCCTTGTGATGTATTTCTCCTACAGGAGGGCAGAGAGGAGAACAAAACATGATCAAATCCGCAAGAAGTATGGTGAGTAATGTCTTTACTTCTACTGggtttactacaaataaaacacaaaacacttgtGGTCAATCACGGTGAACACAAATGAACAATGATACACTACtgtaaccatagtttaaccacAGTAGTAAAGCTAGTTACACAAATGACAAGTTACACACACTGTATCCGCTTCCAACACAATTTGGCTGTAGAGACTGAGAAACAGGGCCACGACTGTACAGGtcataacagatttatttaccAACAGAGAAAACAGTTAATTTGGCTTTATGTGGCTGTACGGTCAACAGAAAGTTGGCTTTCCTGTCGCCCACACTCTTCCATCTGCACAAACAAATGATATAAAGGAAACTGTAGTGAACACTCCAAAAATCACCTTATTACAAACAgccaataaaaaaaggaaaatgattgAATACCAATACACACCAAAAACATGGTTTCTGAATTTAGattgtaataaaacaaagtgCTGCTCAGGAATGTCTTGTCCTCTATGGCAGTGTTTTAAGCACAGATATACAGTATTGTTAGAAAAGTGCTTGATAAAGAAATGTGAATTAAATTGTGAATGTGCAGATGCTTTACATTGAGTTTTGTGTAGTGTTGATGTGTTGGAGTGTGGTTCTGGACCGCTTCAGTTCTACACTGGGATGGTTTTATTCTTGGATCTGAAACTCTGCtgttcttcattcattcatctaaCGTTGTGTTTATGTTGATTTGAGTCCTGGGTGTGTATTGATCTCATTGTGCAGTTTAGACTAATGCTTCATTCTGCTCCTGTCGCGTTCTCCTGAGACTGAATGGAGCGTTCGGCGTTCTCATCGATCTGTGTGATCCTCAACAGTTTTAAATCGATGGTTATGTGGTGAAATGTTCAGCGGAGGAAAGCGAGAGCTTATGAATGCGTCTCACACTACACAATGAGAATTAGACTCAGATTATTGTAATGTAGTTGTGTTATGAATGAATAGATATTGTTTCTGTACTGATCTCTAGTGTCTCACTGTTCTCTTCCTCGTCTCGTCTCTCTTCTCCTTCTCTTCTTCTTCTGCGTATTGTAATCTCTCTTCAGTTGTGATGTGTGCAGGTTTTAGTCTGCACTGAAGCGTTTGCACACTAGCTTGTGAGGAAGGTGTTAAATGTGAAGTGAAGATGaaaggatgtgtgtgtgtgtgatctcagAGAGGTTTATCTCTGTATCTCATTCTCCTCCTCATCAATAATGTGAGCGAGATACACAACTCCTGCTGATGGTCGCTAGAATCTCAATGTGCTTTATATTTCTTCAGATGATCACGATTACAGACTCTTACTCtcgcacatacagtccgaaaatTTCGTTTGCCTTTTTTGGTATTTGGCCTTTGTTTGTAGCGTGTCCCTGAATTGTCACTTCTCATCTCAAAACTCTTGGTCAGGATggaaaaaatgcttaaaatctAACCCAGTTCTATTGTTTGTTGATAGACGAAATATCGTAGGCAGCGTTTGAATGTGATCGACACAACGTGAgggtgtatttatttatttattataacgtGCAGAAagttcggactcaatgtgcaatggatTTTAGTCCTTAGATTGGATTTGAATGATGGTTCTTGTGATGGGTTAACATCTTCTCTAGTAATTGTGTTCAAACCGTCTCTGTAGTACAGTAAATATGTGTCCATGCAATGATGGGTGTGATGTCACTatctgacatttaaataaaaaaaaaagaaaagaaccaTCAGAGATGTGACATTGTGACACATTGTGTTTTCATCACACTGCCACTTTTCCTCTAGTTTTGTGTTACATTTTGCttttgataaatgaaatagGTCACAGACCGACAGATACAAATGGTTTTAAAACCGCATCAttatctttaaacaaaaaataatttaattcaattttaggGTAAAATAACTTTGTGAGAATCACTTTGTACACACGCTTAAGTAAAGTCCTGTTGCCATGAAACTATATAGgaagagtttgcttccaaaatcatgttttattgtgtttgtaagCTGTACATTTTAGTTCTTATGGCTTATATCCAAACctaccaactgcagtttgattgatattaattggaatgcacaataaaaaaacatgatttcttgaaaaatgttttttgctcATTTATAGAGTTAACTCTTCATATTCTCTTATATTCCAGTTATTAAACAATAAGTTATTATCTTaaaatttcttgtttttctcagttttgtcatcatttttgttaaattcgTGTGCTAACTAGACAGATCCCTGTGCAGTTTACAGTCTGACCCTGTCTACGTTATGAGTGATGCAGCAGTGCTCtcagtgcatgtttgtgtgtgtgttttttgtgtgtgtgtgtgtgtgcgcgcgagagagtgtgtgtttgtgtgtgtgtgtgtgtgtggggggacAGTGTGACATTATGATGGATGAAGCTCttctgtgtgtttctcctgGTCTCAGCAGTCTGAGCATCAGGGAACACGTCTGCCATGCAGTCACACTCTCTTCTGTCTGTCCCCAGAAGGACATACAGTGTGAGATTCAGCCCGTGAACTCACACTGTATAAAAAGAACACTTGCCAAACGCTAGAGATTAGATACTTTGACTTTCTAAGAAACTCCAGAAGTTTCACTGTAATTTATGTTCATACAGTTCAATGATTAATGAGCATTCCTAATGTAAACATGAAATACACAAGGAATACTTGATTCTCTGGACCTCACACATCACGCTGTGAATCTGAGCGGGTGTTTCTGAGGTTATGGAAGGTCATTCAGTTGAACACATCACATTTAGAGAGAAAGTTGACTCTGTCTTCATGACCATCTGCCCTCATTAGATGAGAATAtgatgtgaataaaataataaaacccaactgacaataataaaacaactgaaACTTGTTTCTCCATCATTGATGTAGTGGGTAAAGTTCATCCAAACATGCACTAGCAAATATTCAAAGCTgtgacacaatttttttttcattgaatatctttgtgtgtgtgtgtttgtgtgtgtgtgtgtgtgtgtgtgtgtgtctgtgctcaTCACATTCTTACATTAGAGTTAAGGAggatttttacttctgccgGTTTTTGTCGATACTTGTGTGTCATTGTCCGCGTCGATAGGCATTGGCCACCAGGTGTCAGTGTCCACAGGattgttgcttgtgtaacccaGACAAGAGCAGAAGAAGCGGTTCGTTGTGTATGCTGTTTGAGATTCATTTAGTAATATAATTTATTGGGAAATGCGTATGAGTAAACCCGACGCTATCTTAGAGTTTTTTGACCTGAAGGGAGTCCAATCATGCATACCAATCACAGCACTTGTGGTCCCCGCCGCATTGTTGCATTTTTTGGAGAGGTGTGTGTCAGCTACGGCGTAGGGTACGCGTCTCTGCATTGGCTCATGGGTAACAGCTTCAGCTCTGATGTATATTTTATGATCTTGTTCTGTCTGTATTGCTTGAAGATATTTCAGAGTGTCATGAAAGCGTTCAGCAGGTGTCACATATTGTCATATATATGTTCATCACACGTCTCTTTTCTCTTCATTTAGGTTTAATCCCAGATTCTGATCATCCGTACAGCAAATTTGAGAACGAGTGAAGTCTCAGATGTCCAGCGGTGGAAACTCATCAGCACATTCTCTGAACAAACAGATTTCTGTGGGTTCGCTCGAGATGCCGATACTGAGATTACCTTGTTCACCCTTTCATTGGTTATTTACTCGTcactctctgctctctctccaAACACATCAGCATCACATTTTAATGCTTAACACACATGATCGATGGAAAAAACCAAAGTGGCTCTTGGACCATCAgtaattattttctcttttaaagcTAGAAACTGTTGAAGCAGAAGTTCTGTCATTTTGTCTGTAGAACAAACAAGCTTCcaacattgtttatttgtagAATCTAAACGCAGCTCTTAGTTCATCTATATAATGAAAACATCTGTCACATGTCAAATGAGACTAAAACTGTCATAAATGTAGTTGATTTGAATCCTCTGAAGTCATTCTGTAGTTTTGTGTGAGAACCAGATGCTTCTAATAATCTCTGCGTCAGATATCATATCTCATTTTCTCTTTAGCATgtttaaatatgtgcatgtgttgAGTTAAACTGAATGAAGATTTTAAGGGTACAGCATCAGTAGACGTAGCTCATACGTCCATTGTTTGATATTGTAAATGTGAGAGAGACGTGAATGCCATGTTGGCGATCTCTTCTGCTTACGTTTGAAAGGACATGAGCTGACAACTGATTTTTTGGGGgtaatgttttctttgaaacacgCTGATTTGTTTGTGGTAAGACAATTGAAACCATAGTTTTAAATCACTCTCGCTTCTGTGAAATGACTTAGATGTTTGTAATTATGCGTGTTCTTATTACAACATTTCCtaataaaaacaagcttttaaaGAAGTGCAAttggttttacatttttgaattatGAAATCTGGTTGAGTTTGTTAGACCGATGAGATACAGAAAGTGAAATTCGTGAGAGATTCCCTGTGACTGCCTGAAGGAAAGAGTTTCATCTGCTAGTTTAAGTCTCTTCTTTCCATGCTAAACCATGAGCCGATCTGACTGGAATATGAACACATTCCCactctttaaaaacttaaaaaatcaaTGAATGCTAATTTCATCTCACGTCACCTTTTTATATTTAGGACACAAAAAGCGTTTACAGACCTGATCATTTATAATATGTTCAATTCTTAATTCATCCGATATAACCATTTGCTCCTCTGAAATGATTTGGGTGACATATACACGGCCTCTTAGTTTTCACCCACATAGCAACATCATACAGCgatcatgaaataaatgtatttactcaaTAAACGTAACTAGTCTCTGTTTAGGTTCTTACAAATCTATTGGCTCGATGTATTGATTAGTCATTGAAACAAATGAAGGTCTGACTAACGGCTGTGTAATGATTAGATGAGAATGTGACCGTGTGCAGAAGAGCTGTGTAAGTGTCTTGACAGTGAGATGTTTACATTAGACATAACTGTCCTTAAGAATCTCATCTCAACCATCTTTTCCTGCCTCAGTCACTGTTATATACACATGGGGGTGGTTTCCCGAACAAGGATTACCTTAAACAAAGACTGTGATTTagttaggatatttaagtccaTTTAGAAACATACTCTACAAAAAAAATAACCGGTGTGTGTcttgagacaaaaaaatcacactgatatatttgaagaatttggttccaaaatgagatgactttctgcaacaagtccagactgaaaatctgaacAACAGTCTTGTAGTTTATTTTAGCCTTTCGCTGTATTTTTGAGTTCttgtggcttaaatcaaaacaaacaaacggcagtttgattgatattaattgatacacgattttttatttttgagttatgtcattttggaaccaaactcttcattttaaGATGTCAGTgtaagttgttttcgatcaagtTAGTCCGGAACTGTTGTCTTAAGCCCTGTCCGGGGAACCATCCAGTTTAGTTGTCATGTCCAGTTTAACAAAGAATTTGCGTGGAACATTGTAGGGTGAAAAGAGGCAGATATTTTACTACATTATCTTATAACTGTTGACTGTGAGATGTGGacacaaaaaatgtacatttaatattttagttaTACAAACACCATAGTTTACCATGGAAGATACTGAATGATGATCATAATAGCTGTGTCATATAATATAGCTTCAAagtattttacagaaaatttaaaaggttttttataattctttccattgtttgaacaTACTGGTATTGCATTAAACAGTATTGTGTTGAATTTATATGGAAATAGCCAAGAATGTTACTTTCCAGACCTGTACATTTACACaattgtaatatatttgttatagagattttttcaatattgttaTTCATTGTCTTAGTCATACTTTAGACTGACTAGCTTTTGAGAAGGCCATTGTTTATTCTTATATTTCTGCCTATAGGTTCTCCTTCTCTTATTGTATATGCTACTATTCTCATTCTATATTATTTGTAATTGGTTTTTAATGCCTTTCTTCCCCATCTTTCTCAAGAGGaatgaagaaaacaagaaattaaTTGTACCAAATAACAGATTAGAATGAAAGATCTTAAACTTGAAAATGTGGAATACGTGTGTTGTGTGAGTCAGTTCTTTTTAATGCACTGGTACACACATAGAACTGAATAATTGATTTATGAACAGATGTTTATTATCTTCTCATCATGATCCATAATTGTCATGGAACTGTTGCGTCCATTTATTGGTCAGACGTGTGTGAacggtcaatttttcaaaaacatttattttttaatgaatggaTATTTTCCCAAAACGCGTGGAACATTTGAATCCCCACAAAAGCGATTTAAAGTCCCGATACCGCAGAAATGAATGTCCACGATGCGCAAGTCTTCGGGATGCCCCGACCCTGAGGCGGGGATCTGCCAATGACGGACAGTTCACATAGCGAATCACTGATGCAACGGCCATCGCTCGACCAATGGGTGCCCCTTGTGGGCGGGGCTAACTCTCAGCGCCTCACCTCGCTCTCTCAAGCAAACGGAGAGAATCGTAAAATGACATCCAGATTTCCAGAGAGAAGAGCAGGAAAACCGCAGCGTTCAAGCACACAGTCGTGAAGTTTTCCTGCTCACGTTACTGCGGATTATTACACCGGCAACAGATATGTAGTCTGTAGTCAACACgttagaaatgtgtttttaaaagaaagtaGCGCGCGGTGTCACACAACAGTTTTACCTCAGGATTTCATTCCCGCTTTTTAACTCCTCCAGCAGGATTTCTGAGTCCCGTCGACATGTGTGATCTGATGCCCGCGGCTCAACCGGCCGAAAAAATCGGCAAAATGAAGAAATTAAGGAGAACTTTGTCGGAGAGCTTCAGTCGCATCGGTGAGTGACGATGGTATTGTTCACTGGAGCTGCTGCTGGTGTCACTGACAGTGGAGGCGAAAGTTTGCGTTTGGactgtaaatcatctttaaatccTCCAAGACAagcattcaaacatttaaatgacGTCTGCGTGaaagatttataaaacatttctctTGACTTAAAGTGCTATTAAATGCATCAGTTGCCTGCATTTTAAAGACTATAATAGACTTAAAGTGCTTTTATCTCTATTCGTCAGAGACTGCAGATATATGATGTAGAGATAATGCGGATCGTCATTGATCTCATTGACCTTATGCACATCATATGCAACACATACACGCGTTTTCTCTACGATTATCTGTGTGATCTGTTTGATATGAAGCTGCTCAGAAGTTCAGATGTGACTCATGTTTATGATCTTCATATATTTGGAGGATTGATGcttaaagaaaacacagttttaatCAAACAGAACACTGGAACATCTCAGTTGCTTCTCGAAGACACCAGTGAGATTTGAAGGAGACCAAATGGAGACTTTAACCTTCGGGTCTTAATCAATGGTTGATATATGGATTACCATTGTGCTTAGATAGCACTATATGGTGTTTTAAAGAATGCCAAAATGTAATGATTAAAATCCTTTTTGGGGGATTTGAACAATCATACATCTGTCATTTATTACTGACACACAGTTATTGTGTTGGTTAGGTTTAAGCTGAACAACTTTAGTGTTTTGGACATTGTGACTGATTCATAAAGGACAGACAGTCTAGATCAacggtcttcaactacttttcatTGCGGCCATATcatcatttcttctgttattttgcatttctattatttattgcattttgttccttCTATACTGTTTTTCATATTGCCTTttcaattgtatttttccttaaagggacagttcacccaaaaatgaaaatgttgttatcacaaaagaagatatttgtaagaatgtcagaaaGCAAACTGATCTCATCCATCACTGACTgctatagtatttattttccctacttaAGTGAATGAGGGATAAGATCTGTTTgcttgctgacattcttccaaatatcttactttgtgctTAGCAGAactaagacatttatacatgtctggaacaatctaagggtgagcaaatgatgacaatttttctttcatttttgggtgaactgtccttttcaTGCGTTATTTTACCCTAAAATAAGATTGctgtaatttactcaccccagtACTTCCAAGATGTGggttgtatttaattttttctttatgaagatatttggttgaattaatgaaagtcaaattaataaaagtaaaaaaccctaatacattcagcacaaaagtaatcccCGCCCATTGACGCTAAACTGGCCTCTTATGAAGCAAATAAGTTGGtttgtgcaagaaactgaacgctATTATCGTAGATATGGGTATTATCGCATCTTCTGGTGAATTCTAATCGCATTCATGTGCCCCATGCTCTTAGAATGGGTGATCCTTTGAAGTGCAAgttctggagggagatgaacagctgtttttcgtaaatatagccctttaaatcatacatgtagtaataaaaacaacataagtTTTCCCTTATCTGAGACAACAGTTCACATGGTGAAGTACTCTTCCTGCTGTTACTTTCAAGGGCAAAAGACGCTGACTGCCCGTGGCTGTGGATTGCTAAatataacattgtaaataagatTATGTTTCTTGGACAGACTGATCAAATCACTTTATA
This region includes:
- the LOC130433280 gene encoding pituitary tumor-transforming gene 1 protein-interacting protein encodes the protein MDKIHVLLSIFVVLMIRDSFSEAATRTTTTQTKTTTARSPTTRPPVRKPCNTLTSCDSCLTNVSCLWCQTNNTCTDYPVSYIIPPSSVCKLSQARWGVCWVNFEALIIAMAVVSGVLLVAVTVCCCCCCCCRRRRSTRVDRDEEQYARRREEITQRADDRRAERRTKHDQIRKKYGLIPDSDHPYSKFENE